The Bdellovibrio sp. NC01 genome includes the window TTCTTTCAGCCTATCTACTAAGTTAGTTAATTCATCATCAGAATAGAAGTGAATGCTGATTTTACCTTTTGAGCCGGAATAATCAATGTTCACTTTCGTACCCATGATTTTTTGTAGCTCTTCGCCAAGGCCGCTGATGAGTCTTTGCGTCACGTTTGAATCAAATGATGTCGGAACATCATCTTCTTCCGCCGTACCTTTAACGATTGCTGAAACCATCTTTTCTAGTTTACGAACTGCGATTTTTTCTTTCGCAACTTTTTTTGCTAGTTCAGTTTGTTTCTTTTGATCAGGCAAAGAAAGAAGTACTTTCGCATGACCTACAGAAAGTTCATTTGCAGAAATCATGTTTTTCACTTCTTCAGGAAGTGCCAACAAACGAACCGCGTTCGCTACAGTCGCACGATCACGACCTACTTTTTCAGCTACTTGTTGTTGCGACAATTTGAACTCAGAAATAAGGCGTGAATAACCTTCTGCCTCTTCAATTGGATTCAAATCTTCACGTTGAATATTCTCAACGATTGCTAACTCAAGCGCTTGCTTGTCGTCGTAAGATTTCAAAATCACTGGGACTTCATGTAACCCAGCAAGTTGCGATGCTCTCCAACGACGTTCACCCGCTACGATCTCCAATTTTCCTGATGGAGTTCTGCGCGCAACGATCGGCTGAAGAATACCGTTCTCTTTAATAGATTGAGCAAGCTCTTGTAGAGGCTCTTTTTCGAAAGTTGTACGAGGCTGATATTTACCTGGCGACAATTTATCGATCGCAACTTTCCAAATCTTGCTTTCAGGGTCTACGGGAGGGGCGACGGGTTGAGCAACAGTTGGAATTGGATTCGCAGTAGCGCCCGCAGGTGCAGAGGCACTTGCAGAAGCTGTGTTTGTCGTACTTGCAGCAGCCGGAGCTGCAGAAGGACCTTTAGACATAGGAATTTCAGTGCGAGTGTTTTCACCCAGTAAAGCACCAAAGCCTTTGCCTAGGCCTTTCTTTTTGTTTGAGGATTCGACAGCAGTATCAGACATTTACTTCCCCTTCGTAAGCATTTTGTTTAGGCGCAGGAGCCGCTTCAACCGAAGGTTTTGCTTCTGAACGAGCAATCACTTCTTTCGCAAGCTCAAGGTAACGAACGGCACCGACAGATTTGCTGTCGTATTCTAGGATGGATTGACCATGGCTCGGTGCTTCGCTCAAACGAACATTTCTTGGAATGATGGCGTTGAAAACTTTCTCGCCAAAATGATTTTTAATTTCAGTCACAACTTGATGGCTCAAGTTATTACGCATGTCGAACATCGTTAGAACGATACCTTCGATATGCAATTGCGGATTCAAATTCTTTTTGATTAATCCCGCAGTATTCAAAAGCTGACTCAAACCTTCCAATGCATAGTATTCACATTGAAGAGGCACAAGGAAACTATCTGCTGCATTAAGAGCATTCAGAGTAAGCAAACCAAGCGACGGTGGACAGTCAATGAATACGAAATCAAATTGATCAGCCACTGTTGCAATCGCTTGTTTCAAGCGATATTCACGCTGCGGCATATCAACAAGCTCAATCTCTGCACCAACT containing:
- a CDS encoding ParA family protein; this translates as MAKTICIANQKGGVGKTTTSVNLSSALATLGKRVLLIDMDPQGNASSGLGIKRYESQDANSYHVLIGEKTLTEAIQNTANPNLKISTANPDLVGAEIELVDMPQREYRLKQAIATVADQFDFVFIDCPPSLGLLTLNALNAADSFLVPLQCEYYALEGLSQLLNTAGLIKKNLNPQLHIEGIVLTMFDMRNNLSHQVVTEIKNHFGEKVFNAIIPRNVRLSEAPSHGQSILEYDSKSVGAVRYLELAKEVIARSEAKPSVEAAPAPKQNAYEGEVNV
- a CDS encoding ParB/RepB/Spo0J family partition protein — protein: MSDTAVESSNKKKGLGKGFGALLGENTRTEIPMSKGPSAAPAAASTTNTASASASAPAGATANPIPTVAQPVAPPVDPESKIWKVAIDKLSPGKYQPRTTFEKEPLQELAQSIKENGILQPIVARRTPSGKLEIVAGERRWRASQLAGLHEVPVILKSYDDKQALELAIVENIQREDLNPIEEAEGYSRLISEFKLSQQQVAEKVGRDRATVANAVRLLALPEEVKNMISANELSVGHAKVLLSLPDQKKQTELAKKVAKEKIAVRKLEKMVSAIVKGTAEEDDVPTSFDSNVTQRLISGLGEELQKIMGTKVNIDYSGSKGKISIHFYSDDELTNLVDRLKEGWQ